GATTTTCAACCCCTTGGAGGTGGCATGGTCCGGCGTGGTCGCGAATGCTCGGTCACCGAGGCCCTGGAAGTCGTCGGCGAGCGGTGGAGCCTCCTGGCGCTGCGCGAGATCATGCTGGGGGAGCGGCGGTTCAACCAGATCGCCGAGAACACCGGCGCCAGCCGCGACATCCTGGCCGCGCGGCTGCGCAAGCTCGTCGACGCGGGTGTCCTCGAGAAGGTCCAGTACGAGGCTCACCCGCCCCGGCACGAGTACTACCCGACCGAAGCCGGCCGCGCGCTGCAGCCGATCCTGCTGAGCCTGATGGCCTGGGGTGACAAGTACGTCCACCAGGGCGAGCCGCCCACCCTGTGGCGGCACACGTGTGGCGAGGTCCTGGACCCGGTCACCGTCTGCGCGCACTGCGGCGAGCCGGTCGACGCCCGGGGTACCCGCGCGATCCGGCTCGGCGCCGTCCACTCCTGACCGGCTGCCGAACGGCCTCCTCGCTTCCTGTGCGAGGAGGCCTTTTTGCTGCCCGGGCGTTGACTTGAGACCGCCGTCGCGGTAACTCTTGAACGAATCAGTGCAAGAATCTGACAGCAGCACGAGAAATCGCAGCATCGATCGGGAAGATCCGCTCAGTCCTCGACGAAGAGGTGCCCATGACGGCTGTTCCGTGCTGCCCGCGTGCGCCCCCGGACCGCGTCCGCCGCGTGTCCCGTGCCCCGGTCTTTCGCCCCGAGCCGTCTCTCCCCTCCTCCCGGATCAGAGGAACCCCATGAGAACGAAGCGACTGCTGTCGCGCGCGGCGACCTACGCCGCCCTGTCCCTGCTCCTCGCCGCCCCCGCTGTGGCGGCGAGCGGCACGCCGGCCGCGTACACCGTGCCCGCCGCCGTCCAGCCCGCCACTCAAGCCGCCGCCGCGACCTACACTGCCAGCAGCCAGCTCGCCGGCTACCCCGTTTCGAACGTCGGCGACGGGAGCCAGGCCAGCTACTGGGAGAGCACGAACAACCAGTTCCCGCAGTGGGTGCAAGCCGACCTCGGTGCGGCCACCGACGTCGCCCAGCTCGTCCTCAAGCTGCCCGCGAACTGGGAAGCCCGCACCGAAACCTTCGCGGTGCAGGGCAGCGCGAACGGCACGAGCTTCAGCGATCTGCTCCCGTCGGCGGGCTACCGCTTCGACCCCGCGACGGCCAACACGGTCGCGGTGAACCTGACCGCGAACACCCGGTACGTCCGGCTGAACATCAGCGCCAACACCGGCTGGCCCGCCGCGCAGCTGGCCGAGTTCGAGGTGCACGGCCCGGCCGGCGGGGACACCCAGCCGCCGTCCGCGCCCGGCAACCTCGCCTACACCCAGCCCGCGAGCGGCCAGATCCGGCTGACGTGGTCGGCCTCGACCGACAACACCGGCGTGGCCGGCTACGACGTCTACGCGAACAACCAGCTGCGCGGCAGCGTCGCCGGCAACGTCCTGACCTACAGCGACAACCAGCCCGACGGCGCGACCGTCTCGTACTTCGTCCGGGCCAAGGACGCCGCGGGCAACCAGTCGGCGAACAGCGCGACCGTCACCCGTACCGGCACCCAGGTGGGGACGAACCTCGCGCTGGGCAAGCCGATCACGGCGTCCTCGACCGAGTGGACGTACGTCGCGGCCAACGCCGACGACGGCTCCCTGACCACCTACTGGGAGGGCGGCGGCGGAACGTACCCGAACCTGCTGACCGTCGCGCTCGGGGCGAACGCCGACCTGAACCAGGTGGTGGTGAAGCTCAACCCCGACCCGGCGTGGGGCCCGCGCACCCAGACGATCGCCGTCGAAGGCCGTGAGCAGAGCGCGTCCGCGTTCACGACCCTCGCCGCCGCGCAGACCTACAGCTTCAGCCCCGCGAGCGGCAACACCGTGACGATCCCGCTCGGGGGCCGCGTCGCCGACGTCCGCCTGCGCGTCACCGCCAACTCCGGCGCCGGCGGCGGGCAGGCCGCGGAGTTCCAGGTCTTCGGCGTCCCCGCGCCCAACCCGGATCTGACGGTTTCGGGCGTGTCCTGGTCGCCGCAGAACCCCGTGGA
This window of the Amycolatopsis balhimycina FH 1894 genome carries:
- a CDS encoding winged helix-turn-helix transcriptional regulator → MVRRGRECSVTEALEVVGERWSLLALREIMLGERRFNQIAENTGASRDILAARLRKLVDAGVLEKVQYEAHPPRHEYYPTEAGRALQPILLSLMAWGDKYVHQGEPPTLWRHTCGEVLDPVTVCAHCGEPVDARGTRAIRLGAVHS